The following are encoded in a window of Chitinophaga sp. H8 genomic DNA:
- a CDS encoding FecR domain-containing protein, producing MKNRRLTYTQTTRYMDANMARVQYLLDKHLQDSISQEEQEELYQLLGQDACADLLKQATGKIWEEKVPEAVYTAADWEKIYAQLAIPTPPPARNTGYIRKIWTGLAAAAILTAVIFLVYRFNSTPPDQPAMVQNTAPPATHTWLHLPDGSTVLLHAGSKLEYGSGFGTASREVHLSGEAYFNIAQQAGQPFIIHSGKLKTTVLGTAFNIRAYPGQNNITVTVKQGKVRVENEKGTVGELTANKEVIYNTLTGQAENKSADVMASTSWARQDMLFASASFDVIAQQLSKRYNVTISFKDTTLKQSRFKVMFDGTESLDEIMEILCTMGKCTYTIQGNTVLIHAR from the coding sequence ATGAAAAACAGGCGCCTCACCTACACGCAAACAACCAGGTATATGGATGCAAACATGGCAAGGGTGCAGTATTTGCTGGATAAGCACTTACAAGACAGCATTTCACAGGAGGAACAGGAAGAGTTATACCAGCTCCTGGGCCAGGACGCCTGTGCAGACTTGCTAAAACAGGCTACAGGAAAGATATGGGAAGAAAAAGTACCGGAAGCTGTATATACTGCTGCTGATTGGGAAAAAATTTATGCGCAACTGGCGATTCCCACTCCTCCACCCGCCAGGAACACCGGCTACATCAGAAAAATATGGACAGGCCTGGCCGCGGCAGCCATATTAACTGCTGTCATCTTCCTGGTATACCGTTTTAACAGCACTCCCCCGGACCAACCGGCTATGGTACAAAACACCGCTCCTCCTGCTACGCATACCTGGCTGCATCTTCCGGATGGCAGCACCGTACTCCTGCATGCGGGAAGCAAGCTCGAATATGGCTCCGGATTTGGTACCGCATCCAGAGAGGTACACCTCTCCGGGGAGGCCTATTTTAATATCGCACAACAGGCCGGACAACCATTTATTATCCATTCCGGGAAATTAAAGACCACCGTACTGGGTACCGCGTTTAATATCCGTGCATATCCCGGACAAAACAACATCACCGTAACGGTTAAACAAGGAAAGGTAAGAGTCGAAAATGAAAAGGGTACGGTTGGAGAACTGACGGCCAACAAAGAAGTAATATACAATACCTTAACCGGCCAGGCGGAAAACAAATCTGCCGACGTAATGGCCAGTACCAGCTGGGCACGGCAGGATATGCTGTTTGCCTCCGCCTCTTTTGATGTCATTGCACAACAACTCTCCAAACGTTATAATGTAACTATCAGTTTTAAGGATACCACGTTGAAACAATCCAGGTTTAAAGTAATGTTCGACGGCACAGAATCACTGGATGAGATCATGGAAATTTTATGTACGATGGGCAAATGTACCTATACCATTCAGGGAAATACGGTACTTATTCATGCCAGGTAA
- a CDS encoding RNA polymerase sigma factor, translating to MRGSSQYQLKEWFEKISEGDAHCFRQLYDHYRHKIFYLALKLTKSNTISEEILQEVCYNLWNSRSQLAGVENPEAYIYTITHNLISRHFKKAAKELQLRDNLLRQQQEYDYETADSIQLNESNALLNKAILQLPPKRRQIYQLSRIQGLNHEQIAAQLNISVSTVSNQLGEALKFIRHYLKNAGLVLGYLLLKIFYTFF from the coding sequence ATGAGGGGCTCCAGTCAATATCAGCTAAAAGAATGGTTCGAAAAGATTTCGGAAGGTGATGCACACTGTTTCCGCCAGCTATATGACCACTACCGGCACAAAATATTTTACCTCGCGCTGAAACTGACCAAATCCAATACCATCAGCGAAGAAATTCTCCAGGAAGTATGTTATAACCTTTGGAACAGCCGCAGCCAGCTGGCCGGGGTGGAAAACCCCGAAGCTTATATTTATACCATCACCCATAACCTGATCAGCCGCCATTTTAAAAAAGCGGCCAAAGAACTGCAATTGCGTGACAACCTGCTGCGCCAGCAACAGGAATACGATTACGAAACAGCCGATAGTATCCAACTCAATGAAAGCAATGCCTTACTTAACAAGGCCATCCTCCAGCTTCCTCCCAAACGCCGCCAGATCTACCAGCTTAGCAGGATACAGGGGCTGAATCATGAACAGATAGCAGCACAGTTAAACATTTCTGTCAGCACCGTCAGCAATCAGCTGGGAGAAGCGCTGAAGTTTATCCGCCACTACCTCAAAAATGCCGGTCTGGTACTCGGCTATCTCCTCCTGAAAATTTTTTATACTTTTTTTTAA
- a CDS encoding NADP-dependent isocitrate dehydrogenase: MAEKIKVVNPVVELDGDEMTRIIWKFIKDKLILPYLDVDIKYFDLGVEHRDATNDQVTIDAANAIKQYGVGIKCATITPDEERVKEFSLKQMWKSPNGTIRNILDGTVFREPIVMKNVPRLVPNWTAPICIGRHAFGDQYRATDFVTKGKGKLTIKFEGENGEVIEHEVYNFKGDGVALAMYNTDESIKGFARACFNQALMKKWPLYLSTKNTILKKYDGRFKDIFEEIYQQEFKAEFEKNGLTYEHRLIDDMVASALKWNGNFVWACKNYDGDVQSDTVAQGFGSLGLMTSTLITPDGKTMEAEAAHGTVTRHYRDHQAGKPTSTNPIASIFAWTRGLEFRGKLDNNQALINFCHALEQVCIETVESGKMTKDLAVCIHGNKVTHGKDYLYTEEFLQELDSALKAKLQ; this comes from the coding sequence ATGGCTGAAAAAATCAAAGTCGTTAATCCGGTTGTAGAACTGGATGGAGATGAGATGACACGGATCATCTGGAAATTCATAAAGGACAAACTGATACTTCCTTACCTGGACGTAGATATTAAATATTTTGACCTGGGTGTAGAACACCGTGATGCAACCAATGATCAGGTAACCATTGATGCTGCTAATGCCATTAAACAATACGGCGTAGGTATCAAATGTGCAACGATCACTCCGGACGAAGAACGCGTAAAAGAGTTTAGCTTAAAACAAATGTGGAAATCACCCAATGGTACTATCCGTAACATCCTGGATGGTACTGTTTTCCGTGAGCCTATTGTAATGAAAAATGTACCTCGTCTGGTACCCAACTGGACTGCTCCTATCTGTATAGGCCGTCATGCATTTGGTGACCAATACCGTGCTACCGATTTCGTGACCAAAGGAAAAGGTAAACTCACCATTAAGTTTGAAGGCGAAAACGGAGAAGTAATCGAACATGAAGTATATAACTTCAAAGGCGACGGCGTAGCCCTGGCGATGTACAACACAGACGAATCTATCAAAGGATTTGCCCGTGCGTGCTTTAATCAGGCCCTGATGAAAAAATGGCCTTTATACCTGAGTACCAAAAACACCATCCTGAAAAAATACGATGGCCGTTTTAAAGATATTTTTGAAGAAATCTACCAACAGGAGTTTAAAGCTGAGTTTGAGAAAAACGGCTTAACCTACGAGCACCGTCTTATTGATGACATGGTGGCGAGCGCCCTGAAATGGAATGGTAACTTTGTATGGGCTTGTAAGAACTACGATGGCGATGTACAATCTGATACCGTAGCGCAAGGTTTTGGCTCCCTGGGCTTGATGACCTCTACCCTGATCACACCAGATGGTAAAACCATGGAAGCAGAAGCGGCACATGGTACCGTTACCCGTCACTACCGTGATCACCAGGCTGGTAAACCTACTTCTACCAATCCTATCGCTTCCATCTTTGCATGGACCCGCGGTCTGGAATTCCGTGGAAAGCTGGATAACAACCAGGCCCTGATCAACTTCTGCCATGCACTGGAACAGGTTTGTATCGAAACAGTGGAAAGTGGTAAAATGACCAAGGATCTGGCCGTTTGTATCCATGGCAACAAGGTAACACACGGTAAAGATTACCTGTATACCGAAGAATTCCTGCAGGAACTGGACAGCGCGCTGAAAGCAAAACTGCAATAA
- the icd gene encoding NADP-dependent isocitrate dehydrogenase, producing MPAESILMIDGQLKVPNHPIIPFIEGDGIGPDIWRASVRVFDAAVEKAYGQERKIAWKEVLAGEKAFKETGEWLPKPTLDALKQYLVSIKGPLSTPVGGGIRSLNVAMRQELDLYACVRPVRWFNKVPSPVKHPEKVDMVIFRENTEDIYAGIEYMYGTPEAKKLLDFLQHEMGVTKIRFPETSSLGIKPVSKEGSERLIRAAILYALEHKRPSVSLVHKGNIMKFTEGGFKNWGYELAAREFGDQVYTWEQWEKTKKEQGEEAANQEMKIALAHNKLLIKDVIADNFLQQILLAPQEYSVVATLNLNGDYISDALAAAVGGIGIAPGANINYMTGHAVFEATHGTAPRFANTNTMNPSSVILSGVMMLEYMGWKEAANIIVHGLSTAIMRKRVTIDFYNLMDDATLVKTSEFADEVIKQMQH from the coding sequence ATGCCGGCAGAAAGCATCTTAATGATTGATGGCCAGTTGAAGGTCCCGAATCACCCCATTATTCCATTTATAGAAGGCGATGGCATAGGCCCGGACATCTGGCGCGCCAGTGTACGTGTTTTTGACGCTGCAGTGGAAAAAGCCTATGGGCAGGAAAGAAAAATAGCATGGAAAGAAGTGCTGGCAGGTGAAAAAGCCTTTAAAGAAACCGGCGAATGGCTGCCCAAACCCACCCTCGACGCTTTAAAGCAATACCTGGTATCCATTAAAGGTCCTTTATCAACACCGGTAGGTGGTGGTATTCGCTCCCTGAACGTAGCTATGCGTCAGGAACTGGACCTCTACGCCTGTGTAAGACCGGTACGCTGGTTTAATAAAGTACCTTCCCCGGTAAAACACCCGGAAAAAGTAGACATGGTTATTTTCCGTGAAAACACAGAAGATATCTATGCGGGTATAGAATACATGTACGGTACTCCCGAGGCTAAAAAGCTCCTTGATTTCCTTCAGCATGAAATGGGGGTTACCAAAATACGTTTCCCGGAAACTTCTTCCCTCGGTATCAAACCCGTATCTAAAGAAGGCTCTGAAAGACTGATCCGTGCAGCTATCTTATATGCACTGGAACACAAACGTCCTTCTGTAAGCCTGGTGCACAAAGGGAATATCATGAAATTCACGGAAGGCGGCTTTAAGAACTGGGGATATGAACTGGCTGCCAGGGAATTTGGCGATCAGGTATATACCTGGGAACAGTGGGAAAAAACCAAGAAAGAACAGGGAGAAGAAGCAGCTAACCAGGAGATGAAGATTGCCCTGGCGCATAACAAGCTCCTCATCAAGGATGTGATTGCAGACAACTTCCTGCAGCAGATCCTTCTGGCTCCGCAGGAATATTCCGTGGTAGCTACCCTGAACCTTAATGGTGACTATATTTCCGATGCACTGGCGGCAGCGGTAGGCGGTATCGGTATTGCACCTGGTGCAAATATCAACTACATGACCGGACACGCAGTATTTGAGGCTACGCATGGTACTGCTCCCCGCTTTGCCAATACCAATACCATGAACCCTTCTTCCGTAATTCTGAGCGGGGTAATGATGCTGGAATACATGGGCTGGAAAGAAGCTGCCAATATCATTGTACATGGGCTTAGCACCGCTATTATGCGCAAAAGGGTTACCATCGACTTCTACAACCTGATGGACGATGCCACCCTGGTTAAAACCAGTGAGTTTGCCGATGAGGTGATCAAACAAATGCAACACTAG
- a CDS encoding SGNH/GDSL hydrolase family protein, translating to MVTGPVITTDTAYDDYTYLALGDSYTIGESVPETARFPEQAVQLLRAAHIRIAAPRIVATTGWTTDELQAGITTANIQGSYDVVTLLIGVNDQYRGRPVAEYRPLFTALLQQAIGFAGGHAERVVVISIPDWGVTPYASGRNRQQIAAEIDAYNVANKAITASMGAAYLDITPGSRKAATDTSLIAEDGLHPSGKAYTIWAKALLPLLKKALGKQ from the coding sequence ATGGTTACAGGTCCTGTTATTACTACAGATACTGCATATGATGATTATACTTATCTGGCGCTCGGGGATAGTTATACAATAGGGGAAAGTGTACCTGAAACGGCTCGTTTTCCGGAACAGGCGGTACAATTGCTGCGGGCAGCCCATATCCGGATAGCAGCGCCGCGCATTGTAGCTACTACCGGGTGGACCACAGACGAGCTGCAGGCAGGTATCACAACGGCTAATATCCAGGGTAGCTACGATGTGGTCACCTTACTGATAGGGGTGAATGACCAGTACCGTGGACGGCCGGTAGCGGAATACCGGCCATTATTTACCGCCTTGCTGCAACAGGCCATCGGATTTGCCGGCGGTCATGCGGAAAGGGTGGTGGTGATATCCATACCTGACTGGGGCGTAACCCCTTATGCCAGCGGGCGCAACCGGCAGCAGATTGCTGCGGAAATTGATGCTTATAATGTGGCTAACAAAGCCATTACTGCCAGCATGGGAGCGGCTTACCTCGATATTACCCCTGGTTCCCGCAAAGCGGCTACGGATACTTCCCTGATAGCGGAGGATGGGTTACATCCTTCCGGTAAGGCATATACTATATGGGCCAAAGCACTGTTGCCTCTGCTGAAAAAAGCATTAGGGAAGCAATAA